The sequence ctgACGGATGGATTCCAAGGGGTTCTTCTCCTTGACCCTCCTGCTGTTTCTGTCCCTGGCCTTTGAGCACAGCTATGGAACAGGTGAGTGTGCCTCTGTCTGAGGGTTCGAGTCCCATGTCAGCTGCCAGGAATTGGCATAACCTCCTGGCTAGAGGGAAGGTGCAGGTCTGGGGACTGTGGTTTGGCTGCTTCTTCCTTAGGGACTAGCTCCGAGTTtcaactgcctctttcaaagaggaagaaatattaTGAGTTCCTGGACCCTTGGGTTCCAAGGCTCAGCCCCACTAATCCTAGGTTCCAAGGAAACCAGGAGGTCTAAGCCAGAGGCCCTGTCACATTTCTGCCTGGTTTCTCAGGGCAAGAGGCTCTGGTGGAAGTCCCGGTCTGAGCAGTTGGTTTTGCATGGGTACCCTTCAGACCCAGGCTAGAGGGACTAAGCTGCAGGGACAGCAATCTGGGAGATTTGTCCTACATCCCTGCCCTGGAAGGGTAttgcacacacacaagcaaacaAACCATGAACATAGTCCAACAGAAAGCAAAGGCTATAGCGGGAAGAGAGGGTAGAAGTGAAAACCCCAGCCCTTTGGCTGAGAACTGACATTGGCCACAGTTTGGTCACACTGGTGGCTACTTTCTGGGAAGAAGTGGTTTCAAGACAGCAAGGCGGGGAAAGGTTGGGATTCCTGGAGCCCAGGGCTGGTTTCAGTATTCGGGAAATGCAAATCTGGAATGAGGGGGAGCAACTCCAGCACTAAGGCCAGACCCGAGGCTGCAGCTGCGTTTGGAGcaggtctctctctttctggctGTCTTCCTTCCAAGCAAGCTATTGTTTTCTGTTTAGTAGTATCAGGGCTGAAAGAAAAAGCCAAGCAAAAAGTAGACTTTGGGCTGACTGCATGAATGGGGTGAGGATCTCCTTCTGCTTATCTGTTTGGACTGTGGGAGGCAGCCTGGAGTAGAAGAGGTGGCATTAGGGAAAGGGGGGAAGTCCTGAGGCCCAGGGTGTTTTGGACTTGGGGTTTTCAAGACCACAAATCCATTATGGACTTTTCTAGGAAAAGCCCCAAAATAGGCCAGGGATGTTGGGGAACAGTGCATCAGATGCACCTCCTGCCAGACTGCCAGAGAACAGCCCCTTGTAGGGCCTCCCTTCCCCTTGGAATCAGCAGACCCATGGCTTTTACTTCCCAAGGTCTAGGAGAGGGAGAACTGAGCTCAGGGCTCAGAAAGCCAAACCGAGCTGCTGTAAGTGGTCGCAGGGAGAGCCAAGCCTTCCTTGTTGCACCCCGTTTGTGACTCCATTTTTGGAATACCTCTTGGTAACTGTAAGGAGTTATGGGCTTAACTGTGGTCTGGACTGTTCCATGTCTCCTCACTGGACTCCTGGCCAGCCTGGCCCATGGCATCTCGGGCGCTGCTGACGGTCGCTCTGTGTAAGGCTCTGGAGGTGGCTGGTTAGTGAGACACAGCCCAGCCCCCAAGGAGTGTCTACCCAATCGGTAGCTGCTTCCTTCCTTGCATTTCTTcttctctgaaatatttataaaatgttgtcagtgtttttatttttaaatacacaccCTTTTGTGAAACTCCAATAAAACCCAGATGGAAATGCTTTGCAAATGGGACCAGTCAGTCATGACAGGTTTTACCCAAACAAGAAGCTTGATTCTTGTAAAATCGATACCTCTACTCAGTTTGACTTCCAATTCCCAGTTAGAATCATAAAACTCAAAAAGTCCACATGCCCCTTCTCCCAGTAAAGTGAACTTTCCATTTCCCTCGATGagattctctttaaaaaattgactttattttttagagcagttttaggttcacagcaaaattgagcagaacaTACAGAGatttcccctagagcctctgcCCCCAAACATGCACAGCCTCTGCTGTTATCAACACCCCCACCAGAGCGGGACCTTTGTTGTAACTGATGAACCTGCCTCAGTGAGACTTTTTATTCCCCTGCGCGGGTCCTCCTCACCCACTTCACACACATGGGGGAGAGGTGAAGGGCAAGTCTATGGTTCTAGGCTTGGCTCAAGCTTGAGTGCTCACTGGCCCATTCTATCTATCCCAACATGTCAATCAAGgcacttttatttctcaaaaacttTAATACTGTGATATGATGTCGTCATCCTCACTATCTCCAGCATTGGaccagaaattaaaatatcaggGTTATTTGATTTTATCCATACATTGACTCTGGATGATCCTATTCAGCCACTATCTATTAAGAACACATGATATGGCAGGCCCCACGCAAGGTGTGCGGGAAGCAAAATGAACAACAGCCTCTGCCCAGCACCTGACACAGTGTCTAGTATTCCCCTGTCCATGAAtgtttataaatgaataatagtATGTACTACATACTTGCTATATACCAGGCATtgctctaagtgctttatgtgtatcatttatttttcatatcaacCCTGtaagatatatattattattgttagcaTTACAACTCTATaaacaagaaaagagagacacagaGTAGTTTAGCAATTTCTGTGCACTCAcacagtctgactccagaggccTCAGTCAATGAAACTGGATGAGCCTACGTTTGAGGAGTGAGAAGGGTGTGGGAAGGATGCTAAAATTTGTATCCAGATCCCATGGTAAAAATTACAATATGTTATCTATAGTTGAAGCATATGAGTGGAATTGAATCaagttgaaataaattaaagtatACGAATTTTCAAAAGGTGAGAGATGTTGATAAAATCCTAGGAGAATACAGAGGGCATATAAGAAGTATTTGATCTGGAATTTGGAAAATGGATAGAAACTTTTTTCATCatgcaagttttctttttttttctttcttttttgagacagagtcttgctctattgccccgtctagagtgccgtggcatcagcctagctcacagcaatctcaaactcctgggcttaagcaaccctttgctcagcctcccaagtagctgggactacaggcatgtgccaccatgcttggctaattttttttttctatatatatttttagctgtccagatcatttctttctatttttagtaggacggggtctcactcttgctcaggctggtctcgaactcctgacctcgagcagtcctcccacctcggcctcccagagtgctaggattacaggcgtgagccaccgcgcccggctgcaagttttcatttaacttttttgtCAACTAGTTTGTTTATTGGGTATCACATATATGCCTATAAAACTTCAACAATACAAATGAATTTAGAGTAAAGACTAATTTCCCTTCTATACCCCTTGCTGGAGGCAACCAATGTGACTAGTTTCTTGTGTCTTTCCAAATGTAAAGGTCTTAGTGTTTGATAGATCAGAAGGGTAGCTATAATTAGCAATAATCTGGGTGAGctcagcggctcacgcctgtaatcctagcactccgggaggctgaggcgggaggatttcttgaggtcaggagttcgagaccagcctgagcaagagggagacactgtctttactataaatagaaaaattagctgggcctcgTAGTacactcctatagtcccagctacttgggaggctgaggcaggaggatcacttgagcccaggagtttgaggttgctgtgagctaggctgacaccactgcactctactcactcagggcaacagagtgagactctgtctcgaaaaaaaaaatctattgtacatttcaaaatagctagaagagaataatttgaatgttcctagcataaagaaaagataaatattcaaggtgagggatatcccaattatcctgatttgatctttacacagTATTCAAATGtgtcaaattatcacatgtacccccaaaatatgtacatctattatgtatcaatttaagaaaatggcagagaagaaatcagagacttatggataaagaaagtggGGAGATAAAACTTCTCTGGATTTCTCAGTGTCCTGGTAAACAGCATTGGCTTCTTGACAGTTTTTACATATCATGAGAATTAGAACTGTAATCCTGTCTATAGGTAAGTGCTTTgatccaaaataataataaaacttttctctTCCTGAGAAGATCAAATGGTTACAGCCTGGACAAGGTCCCTAGGGTGAGCCCCCAAGGTGCCAGGAAACCTCTCTCTTCCCAAGCAGGCCAGCAGAAGCTTGTGCCATCAGCAAGCAGCATACAAGAAGGGACGAGCCTCAGAACTTGGAGACAAGTCCTAGGACCTGTCATAAAAGCTGAGACATGCAAGGGGTTATCTGGAGCCTGGGGAGATTTTATTTACCTACCAAAGTGTTGCAGTAAGGAGGAGATCTTTAAGGAAGGGAAAGGGACCGCTGCCTTCTGTCCCTACTCTTGGAAGCTTATAATTGAGGAAGGACGACAGGCATTGAACCAGACTTAAAAACGTGATGAGTGATACAAAGGAGAGATGCAAAGTGCGTTGGAAGCACATGGCGGGAAATCTAATCTAAGCCAGGAGTCAGCAAAGTCTTCCCTAAGTTTTCCCTAATAagcagggaaaataatttttcctatggAATGCTTGGTTGCTCACAAAGGACAACTGACCTCACTCTCATTGCATCATCCTAGGGCAAAAGGAGTCCAAAGCATTTACTATTTACtctgaattatttaataagaaatctGACTCTGATCCAGAACATCTAGTGTGCACATTTgggataaaatgaataaaaataaatattaaaaacctaAAGTACTTCAGATATATAGGTCTGATAGGTTGGATTTTTATGGGACTCGAAAAAGAGCACTCAGATGGAGGTACAAATGCAGAGGTAAAGTGGGGCAAGTGTTCAGGGCAATGGCAACTGGTCTGTTATAGGTGAAACTTAGGGTTCATAGCTAAGGCACTTCCATCTCCTCACCTGGCAAGTGAGGAGAAGTGTCCCCATCATTCTTCCCCATCATATACCAATTAAGGATGTTATAAAGGTAAAGCAGAGtacattttgattttggaaagaaGAGAATTTAGACTCTGTGGATTCATCCTATaccattttattcattcacttggGCAATAAGGATTTACTGATCTCCTACTATGTTCTAGGTGGGTGttagggatacagcagtgaataaaacagatacaGTCCCTACTCTTGGGAGCTTACAATTGGGCAAAGATGACAGGTATTGAACCAGACTTAAAAACGTGATGAGTGATATGAAGGAGGGATGCCAAGTGCATTGGAAGCACATGGCAGGAGAGCCTAACCCAAGCTAGGAGTCAGGGGAGTCTTCCCTAAGGAAGAGATGTTGAAATGGATGGAAGGAGTTATCCAGGCAAATACAGGGTGGTTATAGGCTTTCAGGGTAGGGAACGGTGTATGTGTGCATAGTCTAAGATTTGGAACAGGAATAGAGTTCAACTGACTGCTGGGGCCACAGTTTAAAAAGCAACAAGGCAAGTTATCTTCTCGTTCTGGGCCTAAATTTGCCATAAGAACTGTGGGGCCAATAataatttctgtctcttctctaCCTTAAAGAAATGCCATAAAAAGATGCTAAAAGCACATGAGAAAGTGTCAGggctaggcaaaaaaaaaaaaaaaaaaaaaaaattaaaaagggttTTCCTTGAGTGGAATCCCATCTTGTGAAAAGGTTGGCAAAATCCTACTAATTTCAGGCCTGTGAAATCCATGGGCCCATGTGAATCACTCGCTTTTCGAAGTAGAATCACCCCTGAAGGAAAGTGAGTTGGTGTTGACAGCTACAAGTGTTTCCTCCCAGACTCTTTCAGTAAACAAGGGCAGACTGAATCACAGACCCACTGGAAAACACTCATCAGGCAGTGGGATGTTTCAGGAGCAGGCACTCCACATGAAGGTTTTTATGAACCACTGTAAAGCCCCCACTTATATTTCCACTTGTGCTTAGGTGGGGATGATCTCAAGTAACCCTCAGACGCGGCCACTCACACACTCAGGTGTTGCGTCATCATTCTTCATGTGGGTGAGAGGTGTGAGGGTCTCTTCCTAGTGAAGCTTTGGTTCCACACCCCATGACCGTGTGTGCATACACCACTCAACCTTTACTCATCTGCCCTCTCCTTTTCgtttcctcttttccctcctatttcctttcttttatgttttatgttttggcTGCTCACTGCCTTATTCCATGtcccctctttcccctccccccaccaactcCAAGTTCTGAAAGCCACCATGGCACAGAGAGTCTGCAGGTTTAGGTGTGGGGAGGGGCGCATGGGATACATTTGGGAGGGTGAAAGGTTATAGTCCAAAATTGggaataattttccttctttttttctccatatcaAAGTCGatccaaaaaaaatcaatggtatGATAGCaatttttaatcttgttttaaaTCTCAGATGCCTTTGAGAGATGACATTTATGGATATGTTTTCAGAAAAATGTGCATGCGCTCAGATACAACTTTTTGTACACAAGTTCAGGGGGTTCATACTTGCACTTATGGCTCCAAATTTGCTCTCATTTCTTTATATACGGAAGCTTAGGTTCAGGATTCAAGAAGTTACTCTCTTGGGTACTGCGTCTACAGTTCAGGTATGTGGCCCCCAGAGGAGCCACATTACGTGGACAGTCAAGCATTCATAAGTGTAGGTGGAAGAAAGTCCAACGTGCTTCCCAATGTATCTGTGTcaaaacaacagcaaacacaATAACAGTAATATTTCTCACCTAATTAAGTAGCAGGGGAGAACACTCCATTTTAAGGGTCGATATATGAGCAATATTCCAAAGAACAAATTCCTAATTGCCTTTCTCAGTTTTCCTTAACAATGATGAGTTTCAACTACTCTAATCCTGATATTAGACCAGGTagactgctttttctttttccctaatcACTAAACCTCTAGCCTACTATTAGCTGGGCCCTTTACTGGACAGTGTTGAGCTTTCTGGGTATTTGGGTGTCAAGAGTATTTTGGCTAGTGTATCTAATTTTCCAACAGCTCATCTTAACCACGAATCAATTATGGAGAGGTCTCTTCTGTTAACCACATTACTTAAGCAGAtggttttattttactcttctttctctcttatcaATTAGAACAATCTATGCTCTCTCTGAGTCACAGATAAAGCTCCTTCCTTTAACAACACTAGCTTATGGTTAAGTTCAATTATGTACATGTTAGGCAAATACGGTTTTCAGCATTCACAAATTGAACAGATACTTATTAAAAGCctcctatgtgccaagcactgttgtAGGTCCCAGAATcaaaacagtgaacaaaatgaaGTTCTTCCTCTTGAGAGGTTTgcattctagtgggagagacaaaaataaaataaacaaatatacaatATAACATCAGGCAGTGATGAGTGCAATAAGGCGGCAGAGGCTATTTTAGATAGATGGTCAGAGGAGGTCTCTTAGAGGAGATACTTTTTGAGCAGAAACCTAAAATAAAACGAGGGAAGGAGCTATCCAGGTATGTAAGGGAAGAGATTTTCCATAGAGAGGAACAGCAAATACAAGAGCTCTGGGATAGGAATGCTCCTGGCAGGCTCATGGAGCCGCCAGGAGCCAGTGTGGCTGTAGTGCAGTGAGGGAAGTAGAGAGGGCAGGAAACAGAGGTGAAGTTGTACAAGGGCCTGGGTGTGCAGGGCCTTTGAAGCCACATCAGTCAAGGACTACGAATTTTATTCTACAGATGCTAGAATGCCCTGAAGGTTTAAAAGCAGGAAAGAGACAAAACCAGACATGGTTTTAAGAGATGGCTTTGTCCATTGTACAGATGCAAGAGGACAAGCAGTCCCCAGGCCTGTATGATGGTAGTGGAAACAGAGAAGGTGCAAAGAGCTCAAATGCCAGACACATTCTGAAGTTggagccaacaggatttgctgtTAAACTGAGTAAGGAGTATGTGAAAAAGAAAGGAGTCAAGGATGATTCCAATGTTTGGGTCTGAGACATTGGGTGAATTGCAATGTTTGCAGAAGGTGTGTTGGAATCAAGAGTTCCTTTGCTAAGTTTCAGACACCCTTTAGACCTCCACATACTGATCTGTGTGAGCAGTCAGGAGTACAGTGAAGGGCTTGGGGAGAGACATAACTCTGTAGCCATTTCCAGAAATATGTTGAACTGTGCAACTGGATAAGAATCTGGATGAGTGtggatggggaagaaaaaaaatctgagtagTGGGATGCTCCAATATTTAGAGGTCTGGAAGAGCAGAAGTTTCCTTCCAAGGACACTGAGAAGGGGTAGCCAATGGAATAGGAGAAAAAGCAGGAGAGTATGGTGTCCCAAGGGCCAAATGAAGACAGCGTTTCAAGGAGGGAGTGATAAACTATGTTAAGTGCTCCCaagaaagcaaataagaaaaGGACTTTGACTTGGTGTAGTGGAGTAGACAGCAAGCTTGACAAAGATGGTGCCAGTGAGTACTAGGGAAGAGCTCCTGTTTGGAGTGGGTACAAGGAAAAATGGGTGAAGAAATGGGAACAGAAAGTATAAACACACATTAAAGGACTTTGctataaaggaaaacagagaaatgggGAGGCAACCGGGGATGGACCTGGGATGGATTAAAAATCAGGGGACAGATTTTTAATATGAGGGAAATTACATGTTCACATGTTGTGTGTTGATGGAATTCACCCACAGAAAATGAATAATGCAGAGGGGCAGAGGCAGTTGCAGAAACAAAAGCTAGAAGTAGGTGAGTGCTTCTTGAAGGAAGAGGCTGGCCTTAAGTGGGAGCATAGACCACCCATCCAGGCAGATGGCTTGGTTTGGTGCTAGATGGAAGTTTTCTTTtcgtttcttctatttttttcagtgaaacaCAAAGCGAGGTCATCAGctaagagaggaaagagaaaagcaggTTGTGGGTTTGGGGAGCGGGGAGGTGTTAACTAATCAGCAGCAGGATCCCTTATAGTGGTTTGAAAGGCTTTggttttttgtgtctttttttttttcttgttggctcagcttttttgaaaaaagagaaataaaataatatctcacCCTCAACATTATTAACTGTTTCAGGGTGTTGTGGAGGGCTAGAATTCCACGGTTTGAACCCTGGGCTTACCACCTCCCTGACTCCACATCCCTCAgacttttctgttttcctcatcaTCCAAAGTGATGCTCCTGTAACCTTGGTCCTCTGGGCACATGAGCGCAGAATCATTTTCAGTTGTTCTCCGTCCTTCATCCTATGTATTCAGGATGGCGAGAACCCTGTTAGAGGGAGTGGCAGACCTGGATtcttgtcctggctctgccacttggcaGCTATATGACTTTAGGGAAtgcatttaacttctctgtgctttaggCGCCTTAACTATAAATCTGAGTTGATAGAAACCTGGTGTTCTAGTTAATCTATACATCTCTATCCTAAGTAATTTTAGgatttctcttgagatttttgAAATACTCAAAATATAGTGGGGACTTACATGGCAGACCTTATAAACTACTAAGCACCTGCTCACACCGGGGATAGCtcaagaggaaaagggagagccTGCAGTCTGTCATTCCTGATCCACAGACATGATGTGGTCTAGAGACCTCCACACTAAGGGGCTCGCTTCTCCTCCCTCCCGTAGGCCCGGGTGTGATGAACTGCCCAAAGATTCTCCGCCAGCTGGGAAGGAGTGTGTTGCTGCCCCTGACGCAGAAAGGGATAAATAAGAGCATGAACAAAAGCATCCGCATCCTTGTCACAGCGGCAACGTCACCAGAAAACAGTGTCAAGGATAAAATAGTGTCTCTTGATCCATCAGAAGGTGGCCCTCGACCTTACCTGAAGGACCGCTACAAGTTTTACCTGGAGGACCTGCGCCTGGGGATCCTGAACACCAGGAAGGAGGATGAGGGATGGTACTTTATGACCCTGGAGAGAAACGATTCAGTTCAGCACTTTTGCCTGCAGCTGAAGCTTTATGGTAATAATAGTGGATTCTCCTGTCTACACTGGAGGGCCAAGATGGTCCCTTGTATAAGAATTTAGGCCTCTCTTAAAAGAAGAGCTATTCAGAATTGGAAGCAACTTGAAGATCATTTAGTCCAGGGGTACTTAAACTGTGCTTCAGGGAAGAGGTTTTAGAGGTTGgcaattccccccccccccacattgcTCATTGGTGGTGGCTGATTGGTGGGAGTCGGTTACTCTTACCCACATTTCCCACAGGCCCAGCTGCCTGTGGGCTGAACAGCCTGTAGCCCGAAGAGTCTTGGTCTGCaaataagatttcatttgaaaacaagattttttttctgatttttaaaaaatttgaatatcaCTGATCAAACCCAACCTCTCCCATAGATGAGGATACTGAAATTTAGAAAGAAGTGGTTTGCACATGTTTATACATATTTGTGTGGGTGGTTCACTGCCCTGGGGGTTCTGGGTAAGGAGAGCTGAAATTCTGCCCACACACCACTCACCAAGCCCTGTGTCCTGGCAGAGGATCACGTTCACCTGGTGGAAAAgtatcttttttctcatttaaacgAAGGCTCTGGTTATAAAGTTGCTTAGTTGCAGTACTTAAACTAAGACCCTGGTGCACATGAACCCAAGGCCAGTGCTTTTTCAAGCCTCTTTGACTGCCAGCCCCTCTTGAATACACCCAGGGTTTGTGTCTGTTAGGCCCGGACACTCGCCTGAATTCCCAGGAATCCTGATAGCCATGTGGGACTTTCCTGCTTCTTCAGAATGACTTCCTTGTATCTGAGGATGGGACAACAATTCGCGCCTACCCAGCATTTCTTTGACGTCCTCAGCTCTCTAGAGGGGAGATAGCAACACCCTCCGTGACCCTCCCTGTGCAGCGTTCCCTTTCCTGCAAACGGTGCACGTGGAGTTCCCGCAGCCCTCCGCCAGGCACCAGGCAGTCCTGATCCATCCAGCAGTGTCTCTGGGGCGAGAATGCCAGGAGCATGGAGGCTGCACATGatgcatttttcaaaacaggGTAGATGTCATACATTCAATACTTTTGTTCCTATAAGTTTACTGCCCTTGTCACATCTTGTGATCAAATTCTTACTTTGGAAATGTGGTCTCTGCAACCACAGCATTCTTCTGAAGTCAAAGAAAAAGGCtggattttggagtcagacagacttagGTTCAGCTCTCAACTTGACCACTTAGATGCTATGGGACATTATATAAGACATTCCacttctctgggactcagtttcctcatctataaaatgggaataattacaaCTGGAGTTATAATTAtcaaaaagattgaagaaaatgatgaatgTGAAACTCCATCACTGTACTTGTCCTATAGTAATTGCTAAATTAACAAGACTTTCCCTTTTATCTTGCCTGTTCCATGGCATTAGGGTGGGATAGACTGATGGGGCCTACAGCTATAACTGAGAACCTATCCCTacctcagacacacacacacacacacacacacacacacacaccatactaTAGAGGAAATCCCATTACTAAGAAGTCATTCTTTTAGGTCTAGGAGGTAATAATTTAAGCCAATTAAAATCCATGGGGGTTAGTTGACAGCAAACTCCACAGATAGAATACAGGAGAACAACAACCTAGATCAAGAACAGCAGGAACAGCAACAGTATTGGAGCCCTAACAGTATTGGTAGAAGGGgactgaaacaaaaattttctctattttatcctGAGGTGGTCTTAGGGAGGGTTTAGTGGGCAGCGAGGCATGATGTGAAGCAATAGTTCCCCACTAGAAATAAATCACACCGAAGCCGCCTGGCAGGTGGGATGCCATTAGGCTGTACTTTGTTCTAACAAAAAGGTCAAGTGAGGATTCCTAGAGGTTCATTTCAGTGATGGctgccttcctccccctcctgacAGAGAAGGTCTCCACTCCAGAAATTAAAGTGTTAAACCAGACCCAAGAGAATGGGACCTGCACCTTGATGCTGGCCTGCATGGTGGAGAAAGGGGACGACGTGGCTTACAGCTGGGGCAAGAAGGTGGACACTCACCTTCTGAGCCCAGCCAACAGCTCCCACCTCCTGTCCATTACCCTCGGCCCCCAGCACGCCAACAATACCTACATCTGCACTGCGAGCAACCCCATCAGCAACAGCTCCAAGGCCATCATCCCATGGCCCAGTTGCAGCCCAGGACCCGTGGGTGAGTACCTAGTGGTGGCCAGTGTGCCATTCAGTGAGTACAGGCTCAGCTTCCCCCTGAGCCAACTGCTCTGCTTCCCCAGCCATGGCATTCACCTTAGTGATGAcacttcacattttctttatagtcTGCAAAAGCCACCTGTGTGCATTCAGTGAGTGCACTCTTACATTGGCCAGGGTGGCATTGTTATCCTCGGTTCACAGTTGAGGAAACCAATGGGAAATGATGGAGCCAGACCCAGAAGCCGGGTCTCCAAGGCATGATCCTTCTTCTCTGCCTCCTGTCCTGGCTCCAGCCTGTGAGGGTGGCTGGGTGAGGAGTGCAGGTGGCAGGTCCTGACTCTCAAGTCCGTGTTCCACTAAGGATGGGACAGGTCTATACCACCAAtagtatttattgatcacctacccTGTAGGAAATTGGGAATAAATATGACACATGATCTTTGAGATAAGATATGAAACATTTGCTTAATCATGAAACACAGGATATAATGAAGAGCCTCATTTTATGGAACAGACTGAGAACCCCACAGCAGGTCAGAGGGCCAGGGGAGTCAGAGAGAGGTGGAAGTAAGACCTGGACTCAGAAGCTTGAGGAATAATGATGAATTGGATAGCACTTTACTATTGGCAAAGCACTTACAAACGTAGAATCTct is a genomic window of Eulemur rufifrons isolate Redbay chromosome 8, OSU_ERuf_1, whole genome shotgun sequence containing:
- the SLAMF1 gene encoding signaling lymphocytic activation molecule; its protein translation is MDSKGFFSLTLLLFLSLAFEHSYGTGPGVMNCPKILRQLGRSVLLPLTQKGINKSMNKSIRILVTAATSPENSVKDKIVSLDPSEGGPRPYLKDRYKFYLEDLRLGILNTRKEDEGWYFMTLERNDSVQHFCLQLKLYEKVSTPEIKVLNQTQENGTCTLMLACMVEKGDDVAYSWGKKVDTHLLSPANSSHLLSITLGPQHANNTYICTASNPISNSSKAIIPWPSCSPGPVEPSPQWGLYAGLLLGGVIGAIMILEVVVLLLKRRGKTDHYQPTKEAKSLTIYAQVQKPGGLQKKPDPLPAQNPCTTIYVAATEPVPESVQEPNSITVYASVTLPES